The following are encoded in a window of Bradyrhizobium guangdongense genomic DNA:
- a CDS encoding winged helix-turn-helix transcriptional regulator, whose amino-acid sequence MDFETGMENLTSVCDGDCDCSPDAALLADFKRAIHALGGKWKLEILFALMNGAVRFGALRRSISGITQQMLTTQLRELEQDGLVSRNAFAEKPLRVEYELTDAAYGLLPAFKEILSWSRLYGEARLAASHET is encoded by the coding sequence ATGGATTTCGAGACCGGTATGGAAAACCTGACCAGCGTTTGCGACGGCGATTGCGACTGCAGCCCCGACGCTGCCCTGCTCGCCGACTTCAAGCGCGCCATCCACGCGCTCGGCGGCAAATGGAAACTGGAGATCCTGTTCGCGCTGATGAACGGCGCGGTTCGCTTCGGTGCCTTGCGGAGGTCGATCAGCGGCATCACCCAGCAGATGCTGACCACGCAGCTGCGCGAACTCGAGCAGGACGGGCTGGTGTCGCGCAATGCCTTCGCCGAGAAGCCGTTGCGGGTCGAGTACGAACTGACGGATGCGGCTTACGGCCTGCTGCCGGCGTTTAAGGAAATATTGAGCTGGTCCAGGCTTTATGGAGAGGCGCGCCTTGCAGCGTCGCATGAGACATGA
- a CDS encoding SDR family oxidoreductase, with protein sequence MSSVLVTGGSGFVGIHVVLQLLAAGHQVRTTLRRPDRQADVLAMLREGGAASPERLSFFTADLTADEGWQAAVTGCDYVLHVASPLSTSVPKDEDEMIIPARDGTLRVLRAARDAGVRRVVITSSLGAIGYGHPPRERPFDETDWTNLEGADVQPYIKSKTLAERAAWDFLAREGAGVEISVINPAGIFGPVLGPDFSGSIEIVKSLLEGAMPAVPRVYFGVVDVRDVADLHLLAMTSPEAKGERFIAVSGETLSILDIGRVLRRELGAKARRVPRIQAPDWLVRLAARRIPLLQAVVPMLGRVRHSTSAKARSVLGWQPRSNEEAILATAESLIRLGLVKA encoded by the coding sequence ATGAGCAGCGTTCTGGTCACCGGCGGGTCCGGCTTCGTCGGTATCCATGTCGTCCTGCAACTCCTTGCCGCCGGCCATCAGGTGCGCACCACGCTGCGCCGCCCGGACCGGCAGGCCGACGTGCTGGCGATGCTGCGCGAGGGCGGGGCGGCGTCACCCGAGCGCCTCTCGTTCTTCACTGCCGATCTCACGGCGGACGAGGGCTGGCAGGCGGCGGTGACGGGGTGCGACTACGTGCTCCATGTCGCCTCGCCGCTGTCGACCAGTGTTCCCAAGGATGAGGACGAGATGATCATCCCGGCTCGCGACGGCACGCTGCGGGTGCTGCGCGCGGCACGTGATGCCGGCGTCCGGCGCGTCGTCATCACCTCGTCGCTGGGCGCAATCGGTTACGGCCACCCGCCGCGGGAGCGGCCGTTCGACGAGACCGACTGGACCAATCTCGAAGGCGCCGACGTGCAGCCCTATATCAAATCCAAGACGCTGGCGGAGCGGGCGGCCTGGGATTTTTTGGCGCGCGAGGGTGCCGGGGTCGAGATCTCGGTGATCAACCCCGCCGGGATCTTCGGTCCGGTGCTGGGGCCGGACTTCTCCGGCTCGATCGAAATTGTCAAATCGCTGCTCGAGGGCGCCATGCCGGCGGTGCCGCGGGTCTATTTCGGCGTGGTCGACGTCCGCGACGTCGCCGATTTGCATTTGCTGGCGATGACCTCGCCGGAAGCGAAAGGCGAGCGCTTCATCGCGGTATCAGGCGAGACGCTGTCGATCCTGGATATTGGAAGGGTGCTGCGGCGGGAATTGGGAGCCAAAGCGCGGCGGGTTCCACGGATCCAGGCTCCGGACTGGCTGGTGCGGCTGGCCGCGCGCCGGATTCCCTTGCTGCAAGCCGTCGTGCCGATGCTCGGACGTGTCAGGCATTCGACCAGCGCCAAGGCGAGGTCGGTGCTTGGCTGGCAGCCGCGCTCCAACGAGGAAGCGATCCTCGCCACCGCCGAGAGCCTGATTCGGCTTGGCCTGGTCAAGGCGTGA
- a CDS encoding 2-keto-4-pentenoate hydratase, with amino-acid sequence MDKILEAAKAIALARRNHAPLAALDHPPDDEAEGYQVQRALHDLLLPHVGPLVGYKIGCTSHVMQEYIGIPHPCGGGVFQKVVHESGAKLAASDYVRVGVECEIAVRLKRNLAAGEAPFTAEWVGEAVDSYHPAIEIVDDRYMKWETMGAPTLIADDFFAAGCVLGEAVPRSSVPDLRAVKGRALVNGEEVSHGTGADVLGHPHNALAWLANHLAVEGKGLHAGQLVLTGSLVKTLWLKAGDKVRMELDGLGVVEAEFM; translated from the coding sequence ATGGACAAAATTCTCGAAGCCGCAAAGGCGATCGCGCTGGCGCGCCGCAACCATGCGCCGCTCGCGGCGCTGGACCATCCCCCTGACGACGAGGCCGAGGGCTATCAGGTCCAGCGCGCGCTGCATGATCTCCTGCTGCCACATGTCGGCCCGCTGGTCGGCTACAAGATCGGCTGCACCAGCCACGTCATGCAGGAGTACATCGGCATCCCGCATCCTTGCGGCGGTGGTGTGTTCCAGAAAGTTGTGCATGAGAGCGGGGCGAAGCTTGCGGCGTCCGACTATGTCCGCGTCGGCGTCGAGTGCGAGATCGCGGTGCGGCTGAAGCGCAACCTCGCTGCGGGCGAGGCGCCGTTCACGGCCGAATGGGTCGGCGAGGCCGTTGATAGCTATCACCCAGCCATCGAGATCGTCGACGACCGCTATATGAAGTGGGAGACGATGGGCGCGCCGACGTTGATCGCCGACGATTTCTTCGCCGCGGGCTGCGTGCTTGGCGAAGCGGTCCCGCGCTCGTCCGTGCCGGACCTGAGGGCGGTCAAGGGGCGCGCCCTCGTCAACGGCGAGGAGGTCAGCCACGGCACCGGCGCCGACGTGCTCGGCCATCCCCACAACGCACTCGCCTGGCTCGCCAATCACCTCGCCGTCGAAGGCAAGGGCCTGCATGCGGGACAGCTCGTGCTAACGGGAAGCCTGGTGAAGACGCTGTGGCTGAAAGCCGGCGACAAGGTGCGGATGGAGCTGGACGGGCTGGGCGTGGTCGAGGCGGAGTTTATGTAA
- the flgH gene encoding flagellar basal body L-ring protein FlgH: MSAFSSASRLRRLAISALLLASCALGGCSSIDRLSQIGEQPKLSAIDNPTTQPGYKPVQMPMPKPEVASYNPNSLWRNGSRAFFKDQRATHVGDLLTVTVNITDKANLSNETQRSRTNKEDSGITDFIGAKTITQANKILPGRILTADATASSDGKGSVNRTEALQTNVAAVVTQVLPNGNLVVEGKQEIRVNYEIRELVVAGIVRPEDIQSDNTIDSSKIAQARIAYGGRGQITDVQQPRYGQQVMDVLLPF; this comes from the coding sequence ATGTCCGCTTTCAGTTCGGCTTCCCGTTTACGTCGCCTCGCGATCTCTGCCCTGCTGCTGGCCAGCTGCGCGCTCGGTGGCTGCTCATCGATTGATCGTCTGTCGCAGATCGGCGAGCAACCCAAGCTGTCGGCGATCGACAACCCGACGACGCAGCCCGGCTACAAGCCGGTGCAGATGCCGATGCCGAAGCCGGAAGTCGCCTCCTACAATCCCAACTCGCTGTGGCGCAACGGCAGCCGCGCCTTCTTCAAGGACCAGCGCGCCACGCATGTCGGCGACCTCCTGACCGTGACGGTGAACATCACCGACAAGGCCAACCTCTCCAACGAGACCCAGCGCAGCCGCACCAACAAGGAAGATTCGGGCATCACCGATTTCATCGGCGCGAAGACCATTACCCAGGCCAATAAAATCCTGCCCGGCCGCATTCTCACCGCCGACGCCACCGCCTCCAGCGACGGCAAAGGTTCGGTCAACCGGACTGAAGCGTTGCAGACCAACGTCGCCGCCGTCGTGACCCAGGTGCTGCCGAACGGCAACCTCGTGGTCGAAGGCAAGCAGGAGATCCGCGTCAACTACGAGATCCGCGAGCTCGTGGTCGCCGGCATCGTCCGTCCCGAAGACATCCAGAGCGACAACACCATCGATTCCAGCAAGATCGCGCAGGCCCGCATCGCCTATGGCGGCCGCGGCCAGATCACCGACGTGCAGCAGCCGCGCTACGGCCAGCAAGTCATGGACGTGCTGCTGCCCTTCTAA
- the flgA gene encoding flagellar basal body P-ring formation chaperone FlgA, with translation MIRTTLVTLSVLLALALPAQAADDGIAAPTLRANVTVTSDVVRVGDLIDNAGSSALIPIYRSPDLGTTGALPVAQVLSVLRAKQVIGVMTGDIKEVQVTRLARTIASKDLENAVASALEHRFGLGDAANITITFDRGISDMRLDASNTGSLQAVATRYDARGGRFDIAFEISNDSNPVPTKLRMTGTAIETVEVAVLTRDIDRSEMLKSSDVAQERRPKADVTGEPASRERTVGMQLRRAMRAGTPIRVADIAKPEFVSRDQSVTVIYEVPGIYLTTRGKALEGGAEGDTVSVLNLQTKRTLTGVVTGRGQVTVQGASQSAPMAAAVEQTSSLKRDEAPAPVDTAALLRSLVQAPASPAQVAEAQIPQARVSQAQAK, from the coding sequence ATGATTCGTACCACGCTCGTCACCCTCTCCGTGCTGCTTGCGCTGGCGCTCCCGGCGCAGGCCGCCGACGACGGCATCGCTGCGCCGACGTTGCGCGCCAATGTCACCGTCACCTCCGACGTGGTGCGGGTCGGCGACCTCATCGACAATGCCGGTTCGTCCGCTCTGATCCCGATCTATCGCTCGCCCGATCTCGGCACCACCGGCGCGCTGCCGGTTGCCCAGGTCCTGAGCGTGCTCCGCGCCAAGCAGGTGATCGGCGTGATGACCGGCGATATCAAGGAGGTGCAGGTCACCCGCCTTGCCCGCACGATCGCAAGCAAGGATCTCGAAAACGCGGTCGCCTCCGCGCTCGAGCATCGCTTCGGCCTGGGCGACGCGGCCAACATCACCATCACCTTCGACCGCGGCATCTCCGACATGCGGCTCGACGCCTCCAACACCGGTTCGCTGCAGGCGGTCGCGACCCGCTACGACGCTCGCGGCGGCCGCTTCGACATCGCCTTCGAGATCAGCAACGACAGCAATCCGGTTCCGACCAAGCTGCGCATGACCGGCACCGCGATCGAGACGGTCGAGGTCGCCGTCCTGACCCGCGACATTGATCGCAGCGAGATGCTGAAATCCTCCGACGTCGCCCAGGAGCGTCGGCCGAAAGCGGATGTGACGGGCGAGCCCGCCTCGCGCGAGCGCACGGTCGGCATGCAGCTGCGCCGGGCGATGCGCGCCGGCACGCCGATTCGCGTCGCCGACATCGCCAAGCCGGAATTCGTGTCGCGCGACCAGAGCGTCACCGTCATCTACGAGGTCCCCGGAATCTATCTCACCACCCGCGGCAAGGCGCTCGAGGGCGGCGCCGAGGGCGACACCGTGAGCGTGCTCAATCTGCAGACCAAGCGCACGTTGACCGGCGTCGTCACCGGCCGCGGCCAGGTGACGGTGCAGGGCGCCAGCCAGTCCGCGCCAATGGCCGCTGCCGTCGAGCAGACCTCCTCACTCAAGCGCGACGAAGCGCCCGCCCCCGTCGACACCGCAGCCCTCCTCCGCAGCCTGGTCCAGGCCCCGGCCTCGCCGGCCCAGGTTGCGGAAGCCCAGATACCCCAAGCTCGCGTCTCGCAAGCTCAAGCCAAGTAA
- the flgG gene encoding flagellar basal-body rod protein FlgG — MQALHTAATGMAAQELNVQVISNNIANLRTTGFKKQTAAFQDLIYEHVRRVGAQASDQGTILPVGVDIGGGVKTVGTPRSMTQGTLSQTGNDLDLAISGEGFFKILMPDGTYQYTRDGTFQMDNQGRVVTAAGNPVQPTITIPNNASGITVNEQGQVTVTLPGSSTNTVLGQIGLTRFINKAGLQPVGSNQFIETTSSGTPQDGTANSEGYGKITQGSLEQANVDVVSEMSDLIAAQRAYEMNAKVISAADQMMQSTTALFR, encoded by the coding sequence ATGCAGGCGCTTCACACTGCAGCGACCGGGATGGCGGCACAGGAACTGAACGTTCAGGTGATCTCCAACAACATCGCCAACTTGCGCACCACCGGCTTCAAGAAGCAGACCGCGGCGTTCCAGGATCTGATCTACGAACACGTTCGCCGCGTCGGCGCCCAGGCCTCGGACCAGGGCACCATCCTGCCTGTCGGTGTCGACATCGGCGGCGGCGTCAAGACTGTCGGCACGCCGCGCAGCATGACCCAGGGCACGCTGTCGCAGACCGGCAACGATCTCGACCTCGCGATCTCGGGCGAAGGATTTTTCAAGATCCTGATGCCCGACGGCACCTACCAATATACCCGCGACGGCACCTTCCAAATGGACAATCAGGGTCGCGTCGTCACCGCGGCCGGCAATCCGGTGCAGCCGACCATCACGATTCCGAACAATGCCTCGGGCATCACCGTCAACGAGCAGGGCCAGGTGACGGTGACCCTGCCGGGCTCCTCGACCAACACCGTTCTCGGCCAGATCGGCTTGACCCGCTTCATCAACAAGGCGGGCCTGCAGCCGGTCGGCAGCAACCAGTTCATTGAGACGACGTCATCGGGCACGCCGCAGGACGGCACTGCGAACTCCGAAGGCTACGGCAAGATCACGCAAGGCAGCCTCGAGCAGGCCAACGTCGATGTCGTCTCGGAAATGAGCGATCTCATCGCTGCACAGCGCGCCTACGAGATGAACGCCAAGGTCATCAGCGCCGCCGACCAGATGATGCAATCGACCACGGCGCTGTTCCGCTGA
- the flgF gene encoding flagellar basal-body rod protein FlgF, whose amino-acid sequence MQNALLIGLSRQMTLERQMDVIANNVANVNTNGFKADHSLFEEYLNSNAHEDNFVGSDRRVSYVQDRGTYRDVGQGPMEATNNPLDMAISGNAFFAVQVNGAERYTRDGKFALSSTGQLMTSDGNLVLGTGGPIVFQPTDHDINVSPDGTVTVVEGTAKTDSIRGKIRMVTFDDPAKLIKLGANLYDTGSATQQPDTKSTLQQGYVEKSNVNSVGEMSRMVEVMRSYTAIANLLQQQSDLHKSAIEKLADVPA is encoded by the coding sequence ATGCAGAATGCGCTTCTGATCGGCTTGTCACGGCAGATGACGTTGGAACGGCAGATGGATGTCATCGCCAACAACGTCGCCAACGTCAACACCAACGGCTTCAAGGCCGACCATTCGCTGTTCGAGGAATATCTCAACTCGAACGCGCATGAGGACAATTTCGTCGGCTCCGACCGCCGGGTCTCCTATGTGCAGGACCGTGGCACCTACCGCGACGTCGGCCAGGGGCCGATGGAGGCGACCAACAACCCGCTCGACATGGCGATCAGCGGCAACGCCTTTTTCGCCGTGCAGGTCAACGGCGCCGAGCGCTACACCCGCGACGGTAAGTTCGCCCTCAGCAGCACCGGCCAGCTCATGACCTCGGACGGCAACCTCGTGCTCGGCACGGGCGGTCCGATCGTGTTCCAGCCGACCGACCACGACATCAACGTCTCCCCCGACGGCACCGTGACGGTGGTGGAAGGCACGGCCAAGACCGACTCGATCCGCGGCAAGATCCGCATGGTGACGTTCGACGATCCGGCCAAGCTGATCAAGCTCGGCGCCAATCTCTATGACACGGGCTCCGCCACCCAGCAGCCCGACACCAAATCCACCCTGCAGCAGGGCTATGTCGAGAAGTCGAACGTCAACTCGGTCGGCGAGATGAGCCGCATGGTCGAGGTGATGCGCAGCTACACCGCGATCGCCAACCTGCTCCAGCAGCAGAGCGACCTCCACAAATCGGCGATCGAGAAGCTCGCCGACGTTCCGGCCTGA
- the fliL gene encoding flagellar basal body-associated protein FliL — MAENEAEGGAATEGAEAAPPKNKLKLIIMAVGLLAVLGGGAATWFFFFRHGDEEHHAEAAPPPKPPAFVDVPDMMVNLAGAPGERVQYLKLKIVLELKEEKQIEAIKPSMPRVTDIFQTYVRELRSSDLNGSAGIFRLREELTKRVNAAVAPIQVSAVLFKEVVLQ; from the coding sequence ATGGCAGAGAATGAAGCGGAAGGCGGCGCAGCCACTGAGGGCGCCGAAGCTGCCCCGCCGAAGAACAAGCTCAAGCTCATCATCATGGCCGTCGGCCTGCTTGCCGTTCTCGGCGGGGGCGCCGCGACCTGGTTCTTCTTCTTCCGTCATGGCGATGAGGAGCATCATGCCGAGGCGGCGCCTCCGCCGAAGCCACCGGCCTTCGTCGACGTGCCCGACATGATGGTCAACCTCGCCGGCGCGCCCGGCGAGCGCGTGCAGTATCTGAAGCTCAAGATCGTGCTCGAGCTGAAGGAAGAGAAGCAGATCGAGGCGATCAAGCCGTCGATGCCGCGGGTCACCGACATCTTCCAGACCTATGTGCGCGAGCTCCGCTCCTCCGACCTAAACGGTTCGGCCGGCATCTTCCGCCTCAGGGAGGAGCTGACCAAGCGCGTCAACGCCGCAGTCGCGCCGATTCAGGTCAGCGCGGTGCTGTTCAAGGAAGTCGTGCTCCAGTGA
- the fliM gene encoding flagellar motor switch protein FliM, producing the protein MAGNEQMDQDAIAAQWEASLDSEDPAEAAKAAAENELSETMALQWAAMVEDGSRDLGNGKNSGERVLSQEEIDNLLGFTVGDVTLDDHSGIRAIIDSAMVSYERLPMLEIVFDRLVRLLTTSLRNFTSDNVEVSLDRITSVRFGDYMNSIPLPAVLSVFKAEEWENFGMATVDSSLIYSMIDVLLGGRRGNSQLRIEGRPYTTIETELVKRLVEVVLADAEQAFRPLSPVTFTIDRLETNPRFAAISRPANAAILVRLRIDMEDRGGNIELLLPYATIEPIRAVLLQMFMGEKFGRDPIWEGHFATEINRAEIAVDAVLYEADIPLKQLMRLKVGDTLPLEMRADATVSVRCGDVILTEGRMGRVGDRVAIRVTKPLRKPSTTLAMFEKVDEQNKLMEAP; encoded by the coding sequence ATGGCTGGCAACGAGCAGATGGACCAGGATGCGATTGCCGCCCAATGGGAGGCATCGCTCGATTCCGAGGATCCCGCGGAGGCCGCGAAGGCTGCTGCTGAAAACGAACTGTCGGAAACCATGGCCCTGCAATGGGCCGCCATGGTCGAGGACGGCAGCCGCGATCTCGGCAACGGCAAGAATTCCGGCGAACGGGTGCTGTCGCAGGAGGAGATCGACAATCTCCTCGGCTTCACCGTCGGTGACGTCACGCTCGACGACCATTCCGGCATCCGCGCGATCATCGATTCGGCGATGGTCTCCTACGAGCGTCTGCCGATGCTCGAAATCGTCTTCGACCGCCTGGTGCGGCTCCTGACGACCTCATTGCGTAATTTCACCTCCGACAACGTCGAAGTTTCGCTTGACCGCATCACCTCGGTGCGGTTCGGCGACTACATGAACTCGATCCCGCTGCCGGCCGTGCTCTCGGTGTTCAAGGCCGAAGAGTGGGAAAACTTCGGAATGGCGACGGTCGATTCGAGCCTGATCTACTCGATGATCGATGTGCTGCTCGGCGGTCGCCGCGGCAACAGCCAGCTTCGCATCGAGGGGCGTCCATACACCACGATCGAGACCGAGCTGGTCAAGCGCCTCGTCGAGGTGGTGCTGGCCGACGCCGAGCAGGCGTTCCGGCCGCTGTCGCCGGTGACCTTCACGATCGACCGGCTCGAGACCAATCCGCGCTTCGCCGCGATCAGCCGTCCCGCCAATGCGGCGATCCTGGTGCGCCTGCGCATCGACATGGAAGACCGTGGCGGCAATATCGAGCTGTTGCTTCCCTATGCGACCATCGAACCGATCCGGGCCGTTCTGCTCCAGATGTTCATGGGCGAAAAGTTCGGTCGCGACCCGATTTGGGAAGGCCATTTCGCCACCGAGATCAACCGGGCCGAGATCGCCGTCGATGCCGTCCTCTATGAGGCCGATATTCCGCTCAAGCAGCTGATGCGGCTGAAGGTCGGCGACACGCTGCCGCTGGAAATGCGCGCCGACGCGACCGTCTCCGTACGCTGCGGCGACGTCATCCTCACGGAAGGGCGCATGGGCCGGGTTGGCGACCGCGTCGCGATCCGCGTGACGAAACCCTTGCGCAAGCCAAGTACGACACTTGCGATGTTCGAGAAGGTGGACGAACAGAACAAGCTAATGGAGGCCCCATGA
- a CDS encoding DUF6468 domain-containing protein, producing the protein MNHSLGMAIETLVAILLMLTIGYCILLNKRLTRLKADEHSLKAVIGELITATEIAERAIGGLKLAVRDVNENLGSQLAAATQMSDQLYKQLGEADNVVRRLSKIAIAARPVTNPEAAAAPAAKASPAKAVAAAAEAFSERRRSNGLAA; encoded by the coding sequence ATGAACCACTCCCTGGGAATGGCGATCGAGACGCTGGTGGCTATCCTGCTGATGCTCACGATCGGCTACTGCATCCTGCTGAACAAGCGGCTGACGCGGCTGAAGGCGGACGAGCATTCGCTGAAGGCCGTGATCGGCGAGTTGATTACCGCGACAGAGATCGCCGAACGCGCGATCGGCGGGCTGAAGCTCGCGGTGCGCGACGTCAACGAGAATCTCGGCAGCCAGCTCGCGGCTGCGACGCAGATGTCCGACCAGCTCTACAAGCAGCTCGGCGAAGCCGACAACGTGGTGCGCCGTCTTTCCAAGATCGCGATCGCGGCGCGCCCGGTCACCAATCCGGAAGCCGCCGCCGCGCCTGCGGCCAAGGCCTCGCCTGCGAAGGCGGTGGCCGCCGCCGCCGAAGCCTTCTCCGAACGCCGACGGTCCAACGGTCTCGCCGCATAA
- a CDS encoding MotE family protein, which produces MKSFRNIRVIPVVLVAVAGLAMLKVAGLVINGGYVFDYQPNSVKKSWAQENLNFPTGREDPDITGSTHGEPKEAPKPAAPESKPEGTPVKMDEAQPQVSASERAILERLQARRQEIESRQREIDIRESLLKSAEKRIESKVEEMKAVESRITATQAEQKAAEAARMKGLVTMYEGMKPKDAARVFDRLEMGVLIEIASAIAPRKMSDILGLMSPEAAERLTVEMARRANGGGDQAASAGDLPKIDGKPTQKPN; this is translated from the coding sequence ATGAAGTCGTTTCGTAACATACGCGTCATTCCGGTCGTCCTCGTTGCGGTCGCGGGCCTTGCCATGCTGAAAGTGGCAGGGCTCGTGATCAATGGCGGCTATGTCTTCGACTATCAGCCGAACAGTGTGAAGAAGTCCTGGGCCCAGGAGAATCTGAACTTCCCGACCGGGCGCGAGGACCCTGACATCACCGGCTCGACACATGGCGAGCCGAAGGAAGCGCCCAAGCCTGCCGCGCCCGAAAGCAAGCCCGAGGGCACCCCGGTCAAGATGGACGAGGCCCAGCCGCAAGTCTCGGCCTCTGAGCGTGCGATCCTGGAACGTCTGCAGGCGCGTCGCCAGGAGATCGAGTCCCGCCAGCGCGAGATCGATATACGCGAGAGCCTGTTGAAGTCGGCCGAGAAGCGCATCGAGAGCAAGGTCGAGGAAATGAAGGCGGTGGAATCCCGCATCACCGCGACCCAGGCCGAGCAGAAGGCGGCCGAGGCCGCGCGTATGAAGGGCCTCGTCACCATGTATGAGGGCATGAAGCCCAAGGATGCCGCGCGGGTGTTCGACCGCCTCGAGATGGGCGTGCTGATCGAGATCGCCTCCGCGATCGCCCCTCGCAAGATGTCGGACATCCTGGGACTGATGTCGCCTGAGGCTGCCGAGCGGCTCACGGTCGAGATGGCGCGCCGCGCCAACGGGGGCGGGGATCAGGCTGCTTCCGCCGGGGACCTGCCGAAGATCGACGGTAAGCCGACGCAAAAGCCGAATTGA